The following proteins come from a genomic window of Denitromonas sp.:
- the folE2 gene encoding GTP cyclohydrolase FolE2, with the protein MSPTSSSAIPDVQNSQDARQIAIDKVGIKAIRHPVTVSDRSGGVQHTIAMFNMYVGLPHNFKGTHMSRFVEILNGGEREISVESFEPMLREMVQRLEAETGHVEMTFPYFINKAAPISGVHSLMDYDVTFIGEITEGGAYSFRMKIVVPVTSLCPCSKKISDYGAHNQRSHVTVTAHLREHVWIEEIVEQVEAQASCELYGLLKRPDEKYVTERAYDNPKFVEDMVRDVAGVLDREPRIGAYVVESENFESIHNHSAYALIERQK; encoded by the coding sequence ATGTCCCCGACCTCCAGCTCCGCCATCCCCGACGTCCAGAACAGCCAGGACGCCCGCCAGATCGCCATCGACAAGGTCGGCATCAAGGCCATCCGCCATCCGGTCACGGTGAGCGACCGCAGCGGCGGCGTGCAGCACACCATCGCCATGTTCAACATGTATGTCGGCCTGCCCCACAACTTCAAGGGCACCCACATGTCGCGCTTCGTCGAGATCCTCAACGGCGGCGAGCGCGAGATCTCGGTCGAATCCTTCGAGCCGATGCTGCGCGAGATGGTGCAGCGCCTCGAAGCCGAGACCGGCCATGTCGAGATGACATTCCCGTACTTCATCAACAAGGCCGCGCCGATCTCCGGCGTGCACAGCCTGATGGACTACGACGTCACCTTCATCGGCGAGATCACCGAAGGCGGCGCCTACAGCTTCCGCATGAAGATCGTGGTGCCGGTCACCAGTCTGTGCCCCTGCTCCAAGAAAATCTCCGACTACGGCGCCCACAACCAGCGCTCGCATGTCACCGTCACTGCCCATCTGCGCGAGCATGTGTGGATCGAGGAGATCGTCGAGCAGGTCGAGGCCCAGGCCTCCTGCGAGCTCTACGGCCTGCTCAAGCGGCCCGACGAGAAGTACGTCACCGAGCGCGCCTACGACAACCCCAAGTTCGTCGAGGACATGGTGCGCGACGTAGCCGGCGTGCTCGACCGCGAGCCGCGCATTGGCGCCTATGTGGTCGAATCCGAGAACTTCGAATCCATCCACAACCACTCGGCCTACGCGCTGATCGAGCGCCAGAAGTAA
- a CDS encoding DUF2478 domain-containing protein, which yields MSAQPIAALFYPPDTDPTPVMAQFVRALQARGVAVIGAIQHDTGPRANCTMALELLPSGHLLPMSQYLGSGSNACRLDPAAMAEAAITVQAAIADGAELAVFNKFGSQEALGDGLRDEMAAAVMAGIPLVTAVGERFVDAWTDFTGGSYDRLACSAEAALAWWDERHAA from the coding sequence ATGAGTGCCCAGCCGATCGCCGCCCTCTTCTATCCGCCCGACACCGACCCCACGCCCGTCATGGCGCAGTTCGTCCGCGCCCTGCAGGCGCGCGGCGTCGCCGTGATCGGTGCCATTCAGCACGACACCGGCCCGCGCGCCAACTGCACCATGGCGCTCGAACTGCTGCCCTCGGGCCACCTCCTGCCGATGTCGCAGTACCTGGGCAGCGGCTCCAACGCCTGCCGGCTCGACCCCGCCGCCATGGCCGAAGCCGCCATCACGGTGCAAGCGGCCATCGCCGACGGTGCCGAGCTGGCCGTCTTCAACAAGTTCGGCTCACAAGAAGCCCTCGGCGACGGCCTGCGCGACGAGATGGCCGCTGCCGTAATGGCCGGCATCCCGCTGGTCACTGCCGTGGGCGAACGCTTTGTCGACGCCTGGACGGACTTCACCGGCGGCAGCTACGACCGCCTGGCCTGCTCGGCCGAGGCCGCGCTGGCCTGGTGGGACGAGCGCCACGCGGCCTGA